In a genomic window of Streptomyces katrae:
- a CDS encoding DUF2516 family protein: MLMQGFDDGVLPLLGYAMLALAVVAFVLALLAREDAYRAADKQTKTFWLVILGVTVLVDFFLGMLFLQIAGLVATIVFFVDVRPALKQVSGGGDRRRGGSSSDGPYGPYNGGR, translated from the coding sequence ATGCTGATGCAGGGGTTCGATGACGGGGTCCTCCCGTTGCTCGGTTACGCCATGCTGGCGCTCGCCGTCGTGGCCTTCGTGCTCGCGCTGCTGGCGCGCGAGGACGCCTACCGGGCGGCGGACAAGCAGACCAAGACCTTCTGGCTGGTCATCCTGGGTGTCACGGTCCTGGTGGACTTCTTCCTCGGGATGCTGTTCCTGCAGATCGCGGGCCTGGTGGCGACCATCGTGTTCTTCGTCGACGTCCGCCCCGCGCTCAAGCAGGTCTCGGGCGGAGGCGACCGGCGCCGCGGCGGCAGCAGCAGCGACGGCCCGTACGGTCCCTACAACGGCGGCCGCTAG
- a CDS encoding AmfC protein, with product MNTSATSAPAPAAPDDAAAAAPQVRPPAQRTGDPEGLTTPAGTPAAALGLPELRALRRDAQRDEADLSYVRRLLQGRIDILRAELARRTDPEVPVVDRLSEILADAPSSRSASARHVTLGTPHNEEFRLLAAEMLSDVELSDLDARTDAELHEAMARLVRYEQQVSRRRQQLQRTADDSSAEITRRYREGEAQVDDLLA from the coding sequence ATGAACACCTCTGCTACCTCCGCACCCGCACCCGCAGCACCCGACGACGCGGCCGCCGCCGCGCCCCAGGTGCGGCCGCCCGCACAGCGCACCGGCGACCCCGAGGGGCTGACCACCCCCGCCGGCACCCCCGCCGCCGCGCTCGGGCTGCCGGAGCTGAGAGCCCTGCGCCGCGACGCCCAGCGCGACGAGGCCGACCTCAGCTACGTCCGCAGACTCCTGCAGGGCCGCATCGACATCCTGCGCGCCGAGCTCGCCCGCCGGACGGACCCCGAGGTGCCGGTGGTGGACCGGCTCTCGGAGATCCTCGCCGACGCCCCGTCCAGCCGCAGCGCCTCCGCCCGGCACGTCACGCTCGGCACCCCGCACAACGAGGAGTTCCGGCTGCTGGCGGCCGAGATGCTCTCGGACGTGGAGCTGTCGGACCTGGACGCGCGCACGGACGCCGAACTGCACGAGGCGATGGCCCGGCTGGTCCGCTACGAGCAGCAGGTCTCGCGGCGCCGCCAGCAGCTCCAGCGGACGGCGGACGACTCCAGCGCGGAGATCACCCGGCGCTACCGGGAGGGCGAGGCGCAGGTGGACGACCTGCTGGCGTAG
- a CDS encoding GNAT family N-acetyltransferase: MSADIRPIAESELPEWMRALNTGFLMPAPVPESDVALRSKHWDLTRTQGAFDTDTGRCVATFRSFAQELTVPGGASVPSSAVTNVSVTATHRRQGLLTRMMAAELTAAKERGDVVSTLIAAEYPIYGRYGYGPATGIVEWEIDVARSGLDPSAAVPGDGGRIDLIDASELRETGPRIHERLRAAGHGTVSRSARWWDIACGIEPAQGRPYKPKFHALYRDPAGEPAGFAVYSADETWTDEKRPLNTLQVKDLIALTPAAERALWRYLCSIDWVLKVRTAYRAPDDLLPLLLPDPRAARPVTSADFVWLRLLDVERALAARTYAVPGVLVLEVADAAGLAEGRYRLDAAAGTCVRTQDPADLALDVSVLGSLYLGDESAARLAALGRVAEERAGAVALADAVFRTARRPWCPDVF; the protein is encoded by the coding sequence ATGAGTGCTGACATCCGGCCGATCGCCGAATCCGAACTCCCCGAGTGGATGCGGGCCCTGAACACGGGCTTCCTGATGCCGGCCCCGGTTCCCGAGTCCGACGTGGCGCTGCGCAGCAAGCACTGGGACCTCACCCGTACGCAGGGCGCCTTCGACACCGACACCGGCCGCTGCGTGGCCACCTTCCGCTCCTTCGCCCAGGAACTGACCGTCCCCGGCGGGGCGAGCGTGCCCTCCAGTGCCGTCACCAACGTCAGCGTGACGGCCACGCACCGCCGTCAGGGCCTGCTGACCCGGATGATGGCGGCCGAGCTGACGGCGGCCAAGGAGCGCGGCGACGTCGTCTCCACCCTGATCGCCGCCGAGTACCCGATCTACGGCCGGTACGGGTACGGGCCCGCCACCGGCATCGTCGAATGGGAGATAGACGTCGCCCGCAGCGGCCTCGACCCCAGCGCCGCCGTCCCCGGCGACGGCGGCCGCATCGACCTGATCGACGCCTCCGAGCTCCGCGAGACCGGTCCCCGGATCCACGAGCGGCTGCGGGCGGCCGGGCATGGCACGGTCAGCCGCAGCGCCCGCTGGTGGGACATCGCCTGTGGGATCGAGCCGGCCCAGGGCCGGCCCTACAAGCCCAAGTTCCACGCCCTCTACCGGGACCCGGCGGGCGAGCCGGCCGGTTTCGCGGTGTACTCGGCCGACGAGACCTGGACGGACGAGAAGCGCCCGCTCAACACCCTCCAGGTCAAGGACCTGATCGCCCTGACCCCGGCCGCCGAGCGCGCCCTGTGGCGGTACCTGTGCTCCATCGACTGGGTGCTGAAGGTCCGCACCGCCTACCGCGCCCCCGACGACCTCCTCCCGCTGCTGCTGCCCGACCCGCGTGCGGCCCGGCCGGTGACCTCGGCCGACTTCGTGTGGCTGCGGCTGCTCGATGTCGAACGGGCCCTGGCCGCCCGGACGTACGCCGTGCCCGGGGTCCTGGTCCTGGAGGTGGCGGACGCGGCCGGGCTCGCGGAGGGCCGCTACCGGCTGGACGCGGCGGCCGGCACCTGCGTCCGTACGCAGGACCCGGCCGACCTGGCCCTCGACGTGTCCGTGCTCGGCTCGCTCTACCTCGGCGACGAATCCGCCGCGCGGCTGGCGGCGCTGGGGCGGGTGGCGGAGGAGCGGGCCGGGGCGGTGGCGCTGGCCGACGCGGTGTTCCGCACGGCCCGGCGGCCGTGGTGCCCGGACGTCTTCTGA
- a CDS encoding SDR family oxidoreductase: protein MTDTTGSPRPFLVTGGTGTLGSLVVPLLRAAGVPVRVLSRSARPAAADGVTYVRGDLIEDAGLDAALDGVETVLHLAGGPKGDDVAARHLVRAAKAAGVRHLVLISVIGADTVPLGWFRTKLEAERAVSGSGLPWTTLRAAQFHELALTVAEKLAKLPVVPVPGGVRWQPVDSREVAARLVELALGKPAGLVADIAGPDVRTLGDLSRDYLRARGKRRLMMPVRMPGKAGRAYRAGENLSLDGAVVGERSWEAFLAERLAS, encoded by the coding sequence ATGACGGACACGACCGGATCCCCCCGCCCCTTCCTCGTCACCGGCGGCACCGGAACCCTCGGCAGCCTCGTCGTACCGCTCCTGCGCGCGGCCGGTGTCCCCGTACGGGTCCTCAGCCGCAGCGCCCGCCCCGCCGCCGCCGACGGCGTCACCTACGTACGCGGCGACCTGATCGAGGACGCGGGCCTCGACGCCGCCCTCGACGGCGTCGAAACGGTCCTGCACCTGGCCGGCGGCCCCAAGGGCGACGACGTCGCCGCCCGCCACCTCGTGCGCGCCGCGAAGGCCGCCGGGGTGCGCCACCTCGTCCTGATCTCCGTCATCGGCGCCGACACCGTCCCCCTGGGCTGGTTCCGGACCAAGCTCGAAGCGGAACGGGCCGTCTCCGGGTCCGGGCTGCCCTGGACCACCCTGCGCGCCGCCCAGTTCCACGAACTGGCCCTCACCGTCGCCGAAAAGCTCGCCAAGCTGCCCGTCGTCCCGGTCCCCGGCGGGGTGCGCTGGCAGCCCGTCGACTCCCGGGAGGTCGCGGCCCGGCTCGTCGAACTGGCCCTCGGCAAGCCCGCCGGGCTGGTCGCCGACATCGCCGGGCCCGACGTCCGCACCCTCGGCGACCTGAGCCGCGACTACCTGCGGGCGCGCGGCAAGCGGCGCCTGATGATGCCCGTCCGGATGCCCGGGAAGGCCGGCCGCGCCTACCGCGCCGGGGAAAACCTCTCCCTCGACGGCGCGGTAGTGGGCGAGCGCTCCTGGGAGGCCTTCCTCGCCGAACGCCTCGCCTCCTAG
- a CDS encoding YgfZ/GcvT domain-containing protein: MTSSPLLHLPGAVAAEGRDEGVAAHYGELYGEQRALADGRGFVDLSHRGVVTVAGQDRLSWLHLLITQHVTDLPPGQATEALILSANGHIEHQLHIVDDGETTWAHVEPGTQEALIAYLESMKFFYRVEVADRTADFAVVHLPAGSIAETDKELVVRETPYGRDVFLPRERLEEFAAAHGPAAGLLAYEALRVEAHRPRLGLETDHRTIPHEIGLIGTAVHLQKGCYRGQETVARVHNLGKPPRRLVFLHLDGSEVLLPAHGTPVRLAADGEDGRQLGFVTTAVRHHELGPIALALVKRNVPVDAPLLAGTTPAAQEVVVAP, from the coding sequence ATGACCAGCAGCCCCTTGCTCCATCTTCCCGGCGCCGTAGCGGCCGAAGGCCGTGACGAGGGCGTCGCCGCCCACTACGGAGAGCTCTACGGCGAACAGCGCGCCCTCGCCGACGGCCGAGGCTTCGTCGACCTCTCCCACCGCGGTGTCGTCACCGTCGCCGGCCAGGACCGGCTCAGCTGGCTGCACCTGCTGATCACCCAGCACGTCACGGACCTCCCGCCCGGGCAGGCCACCGAGGCGCTGATCCTCTCCGCCAACGGGCACATCGAGCACCAGCTCCACATCGTCGACGACGGCGAGACCACGTGGGCGCACGTCGAGCCCGGCACCCAGGAGGCGCTGATCGCCTACCTGGAGTCCATGAAGTTCTTCTACCGGGTCGAAGTCGCCGACCGCACCGCCGACTTCGCCGTCGTCCACCTGCCGGCCGGCTCCATCGCCGAGACCGACAAGGAGCTCGTCGTCCGGGAGACCCCGTACGGCCGGGACGTGTTCCTCCCGCGTGAGCGGCTGGAGGAGTTCGCCGCCGCGCACGGCCCCGCCGCCGGGCTCCTCGCCTACGAGGCCCTGCGCGTCGAGGCCCACCGCCCCCGCCTGGGCCTGGAGACCGACCACCGCACCATCCCGCACGAGATCGGCCTCATCGGCACCGCCGTGCACCTCCAGAAGGGCTGCTACCGCGGCCAGGAGACCGTCGCCCGCGTCCACAACCTGGGGAAGCCGCCGCGCCGCCTGGTCTTCCTGCACCTGGACGGCTCCGAGGTGCTGCTCCCCGCGCACGGGACGCCCGTACGGCTCGCCGCCGACGGGGAGGACGGCCGCCAGCTCGGCTTCGTCACCACCGCCGTGCGCCACCATGAGCTCGGGCCCATCGCCCTCGCGCTGGTCAAGCGGAACGTTCCGGTGGACGCCCCGCTGCTGGCCGGGACCACGCCGGCCGCGCAGGAGGTCGTCGTCGCCCCGTAG
- a CDS encoding helix-turn-helix domain-containing protein has protein sequence MASLNVGNLGEYLREQRRQAQLSLRQLADAAGVSNPYLSQIERGLRKPSADILQQLAKALRISAETLYVQAGILDERDRDEVETRAVILSDPSINERQKQVLLQIYDAFRKENAAEADQAPGADADDDAGADADAAAGTRADDGAVPPTN, from the coding sequence ATGGCATCGCTCAACGTCGGGAACCTCGGCGAATACCTCCGCGAGCAGCGGCGGCAGGCCCAGCTGTCGCTGCGGCAGCTCGCCGATGCGGCGGGGGTGTCGAACCCGTACCTGAGCCAGATCGAGCGCGGGCTGCGCAAGCCGAGCGCGGACATCCTCCAGCAGCTGGCCAAGGCGCTGCGGATCTCCGCCGAGACCCTGTACGTGCAGGCCGGGATCCTCGACGAGCGGGACCGGGACGAGGTGGAGACGCGGGCCGTCATCCTCTCCGACCCGTCGATCAACGAGCGGCAGAAGCAGGTGCTGCTCCAGATCTACGACGCGTTCCGCAAGGAGAACGCGGCGGAGGCCGACCAGGCCCCCGGCGCCGATGCCGATGACGATGCCGGAGCCGATGCCGACGCGGCTGCCGGTACCCGTGCCGACGACGGCGCGGTGCCACCCACGAACTGA
- a CDS encoding putative protein N(5)-glutamine methyltransferase, whose translation MGHVTSIVEQLRAAGCVFAEEEAGLLIAAASGDDRRLAGLVARRAAGEPLEHVVGWAEFCGLRVEVGAGAFVPRRRSEFLAEEAVALARPGAVVLDLCCGVGALGAAVAAQVPGGVELHAADIDPAALAYARRNVAPYGGAVWEGDLYGALPAELRGRVDVLVVNAPYVPTGEIGLMPPEARVHEPLVSLDGGEDGLDVHRRIAAQALRWLAPGGHLLIETSARQAPLTASALTAGGLAVRAATSEELHATVVVGRAPAGQGAGQGGGQGR comes from the coding sequence ATGGGTCACGTGACATCGATCGTCGAGCAGCTGCGCGCCGCGGGCTGCGTCTTCGCGGAGGAGGAGGCCGGGCTGCTGATCGCGGCCGCCTCCGGCGACGACCGCCGGCTGGCGGGCCTGGTGGCCCGGCGGGCGGCGGGGGAGCCGCTGGAGCACGTCGTCGGCTGGGCGGAGTTCTGCGGGCTGCGTGTGGAGGTCGGCGCGGGGGCCTTCGTGCCGCGCCGGCGCAGCGAGTTCCTTGCCGAGGAGGCCGTGGCGCTGGCCCGGCCCGGCGCCGTGGTGCTGGACCTGTGCTGCGGGGTCGGCGCCCTCGGCGCGGCGGTGGCCGCCCAGGTGCCGGGCGGGGTCGAGCTGCACGCCGCCGACATCGACCCGGCGGCGCTGGCGTACGCCCGGCGCAACGTGGCCCCGTACGGGGGAGCGGTCTGGGAGGGCGACCTGTACGGGGCGCTGCCGGCGGAGCTGCGCGGGCGGGTGGACGTCCTGGTGGTCAACGCCCCGTACGTGCCGACGGGGGAGATCGGGCTGATGCCGCCGGAGGCCCGGGTGCACGAGCCGCTGGTCTCCCTCGACGGGGGCGAGGACGGCCTGGACGTCCACCGCAGGATCGCGGCGCAGGCCCTGCGCTGGCTGGCCCCGGGCGGCCACCTGCTGATCGAGACCAGCGCCCGGCAGGCGCCGCTGACGGCGTCCGCGCTGACGGCGGGGGGTCTCGCGGTGCGGGCGGCCACCTCGGAGGAACTGCACGCGACCGTCGTGGTCGGCCGCGCGCCGGCCGGGCAGGGCGCCGGGCAGGGTGGCGGGCAGGGCCGCTAG
- a CDS encoding sigma-70 family RNA polymerase sigma factor: MTDLTELTARFEEHRSHLRAVSYRMLGSLSEADDAIQETWLRLERTDVSGVENLGGWLTTVISRICLNMLRSREQRREDPMERLETRIPDPLIRSERRIDPEQEVILADSVGLALMVVMESLSPAERLAFVLHDMFAVPFEEIAPLVEKTSAATRQLASRARRKVQGQAPAPDKDLARQREAVDAFFAAARDGQFEALLSVLDPDVVLRSDGGAAGALTVVLTGARTVAGQAVTYSSLVPFVRPALINGAAGVVVVRKDRAVSVMAFTVVEGRIVAIDVLSDPERLGALDLTALED; the protein is encoded by the coding sequence CTGACGGACCTGACGGAGCTGACGGCGCGCTTCGAGGAGCACCGCAGTCATCTGAGGGCGGTGTCCTACCGGATGCTCGGCTCGCTGAGCGAGGCCGACGACGCCATCCAGGAGACGTGGCTGCGGCTGGAGCGCACCGATGTGAGCGGGGTCGAGAACCTCGGCGGGTGGCTGACGACCGTGATCTCGCGGATCTGCCTGAACATGCTGCGCTCGCGCGAGCAGCGGCGTGAGGATCCGATGGAGCGGCTGGAGACGCGGATCCCGGATCCGCTGATCCGCTCCGAGCGCCGGATCGACCCGGAGCAGGAGGTGATACTGGCCGACTCGGTGGGGCTGGCGCTGATGGTGGTGATGGAGTCGCTGTCGCCGGCGGAGCGGCTGGCGTTCGTCCTGCACGACATGTTCGCGGTGCCGTTCGAGGAGATCGCCCCGCTGGTCGAGAAGACCTCGGCGGCGACCCGTCAGCTGGCGAGTCGGGCCCGCCGCAAGGTGCAGGGCCAGGCCCCGGCTCCGGACAAGGACCTCGCGCGCCAGCGGGAGGCGGTGGACGCGTTCTTCGCGGCCGCGCGGGACGGGCAGTTCGAGGCGCTGCTGTCGGTGCTCGACCCGGACGTGGTGCTGCGTTCGGACGGCGGGGCCGCAGGTGCGCTCACCGTGGTGCTCACCGGTGCGCGGACGGTGGCGGGCCAGGCGGTCACGTACAGCTCGCTGGTGCCGTTCGTCCGCCCGGCGCTGATCAACGGCGCCGCGGGGGTCGTGGTGGTCCGCAAGGACCGGGCCGTGTCGGTCATGGCCTTCACGGTCGTGGAGGGGCGGATCGTCGCGATCGACGTCCTGTCGGACCCGGAGCGCCTGGGCGCCCTGGACCTGACGGCCCTGGAGGACTGA
- a CDS encoding TniQ family protein — MVEIAVRTGLVEPTPVRNRTPVRLLRDLDEQRFDAFARATRLTHDEVQGLLTAPLGERYGPLNARLLAEFRTPTRMVHNNRWALTKATRYCPRCLSGDGTEIEQRHGGRWRRSWRMPLVFACLRHQRLLLSGYPRCGQDIYAARAAA; from the coding sequence ATGGTGGAGATCGCCGTCCGAACAGGGCTTGTCGAGCCGACCCCCGTTCGAAATCGCACCCCCGTTCGCCTTCTGCGCGACCTAGACGAGCAGCGGTTCGACGCGTTCGCCCGCGCCACTCGCCTCACGCATGACGAGGTCCAGGGGTTGCTGACTGCGCCGCTGGGCGAGCGCTACGGCCCGCTGAACGCACGTCTGCTGGCTGAGTTCCGTACGCCCACGAGAATGGTCCACAACAACCGCTGGGCTCTCACCAAGGCGACCCGGTACTGCCCGCGATGCCTCTCCGGCGACGGAACCGAGATCGAACAGCGCCACGGTGGGCGCTGGCGCCGGTCTTGGAGAATGCCTCTCGTCTTCGCCTGCCTACGACATCAGCGCCTGCTGCTGTCCGGCTACCCTCGCTGCGGCCAGGACATCTACGCAGCCCGGGCGGCAGCCTGA
- the dtd gene encoding D-aminoacyl-tRNA deacylase → MRAVVQRVDGASVVVAGETVGEIVGEGLCVLVGVTHDDTPEKAAVLARKLWSVRILEAEKSCSDVDAPLLVISQFTLYGDARKGRRPTWNAAAPGPVAEPLVDEVVAQLRALGATVATGRFGADMRVSLTNHGPFTIVIDV, encoded by the coding sequence ATGCGAGCAGTGGTGCAGAGGGTGGACGGCGCGAGCGTCGTCGTGGCCGGCGAGACGGTCGGCGAGATCGTCGGCGAGGGGCTGTGCGTGCTGGTGGGGGTGACCCACGACGACACCCCGGAGAAGGCGGCGGTGCTGGCCCGCAAGCTGTGGTCGGTGCGGATCCTGGAGGCGGAGAAGTCCTGCAGCGACGTGGACGCGCCGCTGCTGGTGATCTCCCAGTTCACGCTGTACGGGGACGCCCGCAAGGGCCGCCGCCCCACCTGGAACGCGGCCGCGCCCGGGCCGGTGGCCGAGCCGCTGGTGGACGAGGTCGTGGCGCAGCTGCGGGCGCTGGGCGCGACGGTGGCGACGGGCCGGTTCGGCGCGGACATGCGGGTCTCGCTGACGAACCACGGCCCGTTCACCATCGTCATCGACGTGTAG
- a CDS encoding DoxX family protein, translated as MSTTATVITLVAAFMAGFSGISIFRGATFVTEPLVEYGVPKGMWTFLGTAKVAGALGLLAGFAVPAIGIAAAIGLVLYFTGAVITVLRARSYAHVAFPLIYAAPAAAVLALV; from the coding sequence ATGTCCACCACCGCCACCGTCATCACCCTCGTCGCCGCCTTCATGGCCGGGTTCTCCGGAATCTCGATCTTCCGCGGCGCCACGTTCGTCACCGAGCCGCTCGTCGAGTACGGCGTCCCGAAGGGGATGTGGACCTTCCTCGGTACCGCCAAGGTCGCCGGAGCCCTCGGTCTCCTCGCCGGCTTCGCCGTCCCCGCCATCGGGATCGCCGCCGCGATCGGTCTGGTCCTCTACTTCACCGGCGCCGTCATCACCGTCCTGCGGGCCCGCTCGTACGCGCACGTCGCCTTCCCGCTGATCTACGCCGCCCCCGCCGCCGCCGTTCTGGCCCTGGTCTGA